The Burkholderia ubonensis genome has a window encoding:
- a CDS encoding DUF1488 domain-containing protein — protein sequence MQIHFPNEAPEYSGRELMLAFPALVNGERVQCHITAEALEDHFGAASPRFEDMVGAFDMHRDRIEAAARRLLSETRAQCVTLRSGYVRFYEANGR from the coding sequence ATGCAGATCCATTTCCCGAACGAGGCGCCCGAGTATTCGGGACGCGAACTGATGCTTGCGTTTCCGGCGTTGGTCAATGGCGAGCGCGTCCAATGCCACATCACCGCGGAGGCGCTGGAAGACCACTTCGGCGCGGCATCCCCGCGTTTCGAGGACATGGTCGGCGCGTTCGACATGCACCGCGACCGCATCGAGGCTGCGGCCCGGCGTCTGCTGTCGGAAACGCGCGCGCAATGCGTGACGCTGCGCAGCGGCTACGTGCGCTTCTACGAGGCGAACGGGCGCTGA
- a CDS encoding DUF2964 family protein gives MRRDMHPFGRRIMVRTELRVILAAIATFVMLGGIGVAIHGLLFDIQDALLFGAAAIGLGVATTAVALNVWPKDPH, from the coding sequence ATGCGCCGCGACATGCATCCGTTCGGGAGACGCATCATGGTTCGGACGGAACTGAGGGTCATTCTGGCGGCCATCGCCACCTTCGTGATGCTGGGCGGCATCGGTGTGGCGATCCATGGCCTGCTCTTTGATATCCAGGACGCGCTGCTCTTCGGCGCGGCGGCGATCGGGCTGGGCGTCGCGACGACCGCGGTCGCGCTCAACGTGTGGCCGAAAGATCCCCATTGA
- a CDS encoding sigma-54-dependent Fis family transcriptional regulator, whose product MPQSSVLPATTGRTDLLAQAHVRSTAVGLRTSDLPDFSPLSRVALRELISTHHSLYTHARPVMENLHAQIADTQSLVLLTDPDGVILHSIGDADFIEKANRVALCPGVSWAEGARGTNAIGTALASGQALAVHGAEHFLRANRILTCSCAPIVDPFGRTLGALDVSGDPRGFSSHTLALVRMSAQLIENQLFANQCVEALRVRFHAHEECVDSLFAGLVALGPDGGLIAANRSAQFQLGAPLDALQHQGCDALFGLSFGLLAQQAARAPGATFRLTLASGVRVLARCEFADAQKTAVAVTPAAPSVARAPATDPDAITFATLDTGDARMAAVLERVAKIRGRDLPLLILGQTGTGKEWLARALHHASPRADGPFVAVNCAALPDSLIEAELFGYEDGAFTGARKRGSPGKIAQADGGTLFLDEIGDMPLAQQVRLMRVLQERAVMPLGGARAVPVDVRVVCATHRDLRAMIADGTFREDLFYRINGLAVTLPPLATRTDLPALVERILARLARSEPMPRRIAPDVLDAFTRHRWPGNLRQMTNVLRTAGMLADDEAEIALVHLPDDFWLDCEDAPASSPAPAGTRAATTLQSHQAAVIDAVLARHRGNVSATARELGLARNTVYRHLRRH is encoded by the coding sequence ATGCCTCAATCTTCCGTGCTGCCCGCCACCACGGGCCGCACCGACCTGCTTGCGCAAGCGCACGTCCGCTCGACCGCGGTCGGCCTGCGCACGAGCGACCTCCCCGATTTCTCGCCGCTGTCGCGCGTCGCGCTGCGCGAACTGATCTCGACCCATCACTCGCTCTACACGCACGCGCGCCCGGTGATGGAAAACCTGCACGCGCAGATCGCCGACACGCAAAGCCTCGTGCTGCTGACCGATCCGGACGGCGTGATCCTGCACAGCATCGGCGACGCGGACTTCATCGAGAAAGCCAACCGCGTCGCACTGTGCCCGGGCGTGTCGTGGGCCGAAGGTGCGCGCGGCACCAATGCGATCGGCACCGCGCTCGCGTCGGGCCAGGCGCTCGCGGTGCACGGCGCCGAACATTTCCTGCGTGCGAACCGCATCCTCACCTGCTCGTGCGCGCCGATCGTCGATCCGTTCGGGCGCACGCTCGGCGCGCTCGACGTGAGCGGCGACCCGCGCGGCTTCAGCTCGCACACGCTGGCGCTCGTGCGCATGTCCGCGCAGCTGATCGAGAACCAGCTGTTTGCGAACCAGTGCGTGGAGGCGCTGCGCGTGCGCTTTCACGCGCACGAGGAATGCGTCGACTCGCTGTTCGCCGGGCTGGTCGCGCTCGGGCCCGACGGCGGGCTGATCGCCGCGAACCGCAGCGCGCAATTCCAGCTCGGCGCGCCGCTCGACGCGCTGCAGCACCAGGGTTGCGATGCGCTGTTCGGCCTGTCGTTCGGCCTGCTCGCGCAGCAGGCCGCCCGCGCGCCGGGCGCGACGTTCCGGCTGACGCTGGCGAGCGGCGTGCGCGTGCTCGCGCGCTGCGAATTCGCCGACGCGCAGAAAACGGCCGTCGCCGTCACGCCAGCCGCGCCGTCCGTCGCACGCGCCCCCGCGACCGATCCCGACGCGATCACGTTCGCGACGCTCGACACCGGCGACGCGCGCATGGCCGCGGTGCTCGAACGGGTCGCGAAGATCCGCGGGCGCGACCTGCCGCTCCTGATCCTCGGCCAAACCGGCACCGGCAAGGAGTGGCTCGCCCGCGCGCTGCACCATGCGTCGCCGCGCGCGGACGGCCCGTTCGTCGCGGTGAACTGCGCGGCGCTGCCCGATTCGCTGATCGAGGCCGAGCTGTTCGGCTACGAGGACGGCGCGTTCACCGGCGCGCGCAAGCGCGGCAGCCCCGGCAAGATCGCCCAGGCCGACGGCGGCACGCTGTTCCTCGACGAAATCGGCGACATGCCGCTTGCGCAGCAGGTGCGGCTGATGCGCGTGCTGCAGGAACGCGCGGTCATGCCGCTCGGCGGCGCGCGCGCGGTGCCGGTCGACGTGCGCGTGGTGTGCGCGACGCACCGCGACCTGCGCGCGATGATCGCCGACGGCACGTTCCGCGAGGACCTGTTCTACCGGATCAACGGGCTCGCGGTGACGCTGCCGCCGCTCGCGACGCGCACCGACCTGCCTGCGCTCGTCGAGCGGATTCTCGCGCGGCTCGCGCGCAGCGAACCGATGCCGCGCCGGATCGCGCCCGACGTGCTCGACGCGTTCACGCGCCATCGCTGGCCGGGCAACCTGCGGCAGATGACCAACGTGCTGCGCACCGCGGGCATGCTCGCCGACGACGAAGCGGAAATCGCGCTCGTGCATTTGCCGGACGACTTCTGGCTCGATTGCGAAGACGCGCCGGCGAGCTCGCCCGCGCCGGCCGGCACGCGCGCGGCAACGACGTTGCAGAGCCACCAGGCGGCGGTGATCGACGCGGTGCTCGCGCGCCACCGCGGCAACGTGTCGGCGACCGCGCGCGAGCTCGGGCTCGCGCGCAATACCGTGTACCGGCATCTGCGCCGGCACTGA
- a CDS encoding 2Fe-2S iron-sulfur cluster-binding protein, which produces MTDSERPPLVRVEPLGVSFDAPDALTLLEAAAFANVSLPRSCRNGTCRTCLCRIVSGSVRYTIEWPGLSREEKADGYTLPCVAVATSDVVIDVPDAQMIE; this is translated from the coding sequence ATGACCGATTCCGAACGTCCTCCCCTCGTCCGCGTCGAACCGCTTGGCGTGAGCTTCGACGCGCCCGACGCGCTGACGCTGCTCGAAGCGGCCGCGTTCGCGAACGTGTCGCTGCCCCGCTCGTGCCGCAACGGCACATGCCGGACGTGTCTGTGCAGGATCGTCAGCGGCAGCGTGCGCTACACGATCGAGTGGCCCGGGCTGAGCCGCGAAGAGAAGGCCGACGGCTACACGCTGCCGTGCGTCGCGGTCGCGACGTCGGACGTCGTGATCGACGTACCCGACGCCCAAATGATCGAATGA
- a CDS encoding DUF2946 domain-containing protein has product MLSRRLRKIVSLIGMLAILMTTLAPTISQALTTQHRVDALLAGYCTAGPSDADHGDAASSKSLQAHLQACGYCSLLAHTPALPAPELTFAANLAPLRHREATRFESLPRALPLTVAQPRAPPSAA; this is encoded by the coding sequence ATGCTGAGTCGTCGTCTCCGCAAGATCGTCAGTCTGATCGGGATGCTCGCCATCCTGATGACGACGCTCGCGCCGACGATCTCACAGGCGCTGACGACGCAACACCGCGTCGACGCGCTGCTCGCCGGTTACTGCACGGCCGGGCCGAGCGATGCCGACCACGGCGACGCTGCGTCGTCGAAGAGCCTGCAGGCCCATCTGCAGGCATGCGGCTATTGCAGCCTGCTCGCGCATACGCCGGCCCTGCCCGCGCCCGAACTGACGTTCGCGGCCAATCTTGCGCCGCTGCGGCACCGCGAAGCGACCCGCTTCGAGAGCCTGCCGCGCGCGCTGCCGCTCACCGTCGCGCAACCGCGCGCGCCACCGTCCGCCGCCTGA
- the copC gene encoding copper homeostasis periplasmic binding protein CopC, with protein sequence MKITSFVRGALVVAGFVIAQAAHAHAHPKTLDPAADATLASAPHEVAIDFSETLEPAFSSIVVTDSHGQSVADGKSTVDAGNRKRMHVALASLAAGTYTVAWVAVASDGHRTQGRYTFTVK encoded by the coding sequence ATGAAAATCACTTCGTTCGTTCGCGGCGCACTCGTCGTCGCCGGCTTCGTCATCGCGCAGGCTGCTCATGCGCACGCACACCCGAAAACCCTCGACCCCGCCGCCGATGCCACGCTGGCGAGCGCGCCGCACGAGGTCGCGATCGACTTCAGCGAAACGCTCGAACCCGCATTCAGCTCGATCGTGGTCACCGACAGCCACGGCCAGTCGGTCGCCGACGGGAAATCGACGGTCGACGCCGGCAACCGCAAGCGCATGCACGTCGCCCTCGCAAGCCTCGCGGCCGGCACGTACACGGTCGCGTGGGTCGCGGTGGCAAGCGACGGCCATCGCACGCAGGGCCGCTACACGTTCACGGTGAAGTGA
- a CDS encoding copper chaperone PCu(A)C, with protein MKRSIPASLLFALLALQAPATFAASAVQADGCWIRTMPATVPSSGYFTLKNDGDKPATLTGIDTPAYGMAMIHETLTAGSSAKMVHVDAVEVPAHGTVTFKPKSYHVMLEDARKPVAPGAKVPLALHFADGSTVSVTCDAKAPSYTGQ; from the coding sequence ATGAAACGCTCGATTCCCGCCAGCCTGCTGTTCGCCCTGCTCGCGCTGCAGGCGCCCGCCACCTTCGCCGCGTCGGCCGTCCAGGCCGATGGCTGCTGGATCCGCACGATGCCGGCGACGGTCCCGTCGTCCGGCTACTTCACGCTGAAGAACGACGGCGACAAGCCGGCCACGCTCACCGGCATCGACACGCCCGCATACGGGATGGCGATGATCCACGAAACGCTGACGGCCGGCAGCTCCGCGAAGATGGTCCACGTCGACGCGGTCGAGGTGCCCGCGCACGGCACGGTCACGTTCAAGCCGAAGAGCTATCACGTGATGCTCGAGGACGCGCGCAAGCCGGTCGCGCCCGGTGCGAAGGTGCCGCTCGCGCTGCACTTCGCCGACGGCTCGACGGTGTCCGTGACCTGCGACGCGAAGGCGCCGTCGTACACCGGCCAGTAA
- a CDS encoding LysE family translocator produces MSVQTWMLFAAAYLATTLSPGPNVLLVIRNTVRYGSRGTAATIAGNLVAQGAVVGLVALGVGAVLAAMPPLFVAMKVVGAAYLIFIGIRQLRGDRHRRAPDSGATSVEPDRSKLFREALFVSGSNPKTMIFLSAFMPQFISHDQPLAMQFVAMYATIACTVIVVHSLYSFGVRRLHRGFGVSPWLRAAKRASGLLFVALGIKLLTARQA; encoded by the coding sequence ATGTCCGTTCAGACCTGGATGTTGTTTGCCGCCGCCTATCTCGCGACCACGCTGTCGCCCGGCCCCAACGTGCTGCTGGTGATCCGCAATACGGTGCGCTACGGCTCGCGCGGCACGGCAGCCACGATCGCCGGCAATCTCGTCGCGCAGGGCGCGGTGGTCGGGCTGGTCGCGCTCGGCGTGGGCGCGGTGCTGGCCGCGATGCCGCCGCTGTTCGTCGCGATGAAAGTCGTCGGCGCCGCGTACCTGATCTTCATCGGCATCCGGCAACTGCGCGGCGATCGCCACCGGCGCGCGCCGGACAGCGGCGCGACAAGCGTCGAACCGGATCGCAGCAAGCTGTTCCGTGAAGCGCTGTTCGTGTCGGGCAGCAATCCGAAGACGATGATCTTCCTGTCCGCGTTCATGCCGCAGTTCATCTCGCACGATCAGCCGCTCGCGATGCAGTTCGTCGCGATGTACGCGACGATCGCATGCACCGTCATCGTCGTGCACAGCCTCTATTCGTTCGGCGTGCGCCGGCTTCATCGCGGCTTCGGCGTCAGCCCGTGGCTGCGCGCGGCCAAGCGCGCGAGCGGGCTGCTGTTCGTCGCGCTCGGGATCAAGCTGCTGACGGCGCGGCAAGCTTAA
- a CDS encoding leucine-rich repeat-containing protein kinase family protein, with amino-acid sequence MTTTLERLQSGQLSGARELKLACGLTEFPREIFDLADTLETLDLTGNALSTLPDDLPRLSRLRILFASDNRFTELPEVLGACPQLSMIGFKANRIRTVPGDSLPPLLRWLILTDNEVDTLPAEIGNCAHLQKLMLAGNRLRTLPAELAACRALELVRLSANRLDALPDWLLRLPRLSWLAAAGNPLGAGPEAAASAEPGVAEIDWASLACEHRLGEGASGVIYRAQWRAEGRATRAVAVKLFKGAMTSDGLPDCEMAACIHAGQHPNLIPVIGKLRGHPDGAHGLVMELVDPALTNLAGPPSFASCTRDVYAADARFAPADAARLAHGIASVAAHLHERGILHGDLYAHNILHDGAGGALLGDFGAASLYDVNDRVRAARFERLEVRAFGYLLRELLERCEPRAWAAAQALGALAAACVNDEVDARPSFEQIVAALAATMD; translated from the coding sequence GTGACGACCACCCTCGAACGACTTCAATCCGGCCAGTTGTCCGGCGCCCGAGAACTCAAGCTCGCCTGCGGCCTGACCGAATTCCCCCGTGAGATCTTCGATCTGGCCGACACGCTGGAAACCCTCGACCTGACCGGCAACGCGCTGTCGACGCTGCCGGACGACCTGCCGCGCCTCAGCAGACTGCGCATCCTGTTCGCGTCGGACAACCGCTTCACCGAATTGCCCGAAGTACTCGGCGCATGCCCGCAGTTGAGCATGATCGGCTTCAAGGCGAACCGCATCCGCACGGTTCCCGGCGATTCGCTTCCGCCCCTGCTTCGCTGGCTGATCCTGACCGACAACGAAGTCGACACGCTGCCCGCGGAAATCGGCAACTGCGCCCATCTGCAGAAACTGATGCTCGCCGGCAACCGCCTGCGCACGCTGCCGGCCGAATTGGCGGCGTGCCGTGCGCTCGAGCTGGTGCGTCTGTCCGCGAACCGGCTCGACGCGCTGCCGGACTGGCTGTTGCGCCTGCCGCGCCTTTCTTGGCTCGCGGCCGCCGGCAATCCGCTCGGCGCGGGCCCGGAGGCCGCCGCGTCTGCCGAGCCCGGCGTGGCCGAGATCGATTGGGCGTCGCTCGCATGCGAACACCGGCTCGGCGAAGGCGCGTCCGGCGTGATCTACCGCGCGCAGTGGCGTGCGGAGGGCCGCGCGACGCGCGCGGTCGCGGTGAAGCTGTTCAAGGGCGCGATGACGAGCGACGGGCTGCCGGACTGCGAGATGGCGGCCTGCATCCACGCCGGCCAGCACCCGAACCTGATCCCGGTGATCGGCAAGCTGCGCGGTCATCCGGACGGCGCGCACGGCCTCGTGATGGAGCTGGTCGATCCGGCGCTGACGAATCTCGCCGGGCCGCCGAGCTTCGCATCGTGTACGCGCGACGTCTATGCGGCCGATGCGCGCTTCGCGCCGGCCGACGCAGCGCGGCTCGCACACGGCATCGCGTCGGTCGCCGCGCATCTGCATGAGCGCGGCATCCTGCATGGCGATCTGTACGCGCACAACATCCTGCACGACGGGGCAGGCGGCGCGCTGCTCGGCGATTTCGGCGCGGCGTCGCTCTACGACGTGAACGACCGCGTGCGCGCGGCGCGGTTCGAGCGGCTGGAAGTCCGCGCGTTCGGTTACTTGCTGCGCGAGTTGCTGGAGCGATGCGAGCCGCGTGCCTGGGCCGCCGCGCAAGCCCTCGGCGCGCTGGCCGCTGCGTGCGTGAACGACGAGGTCGACGCGCGGCCGTCGTTCGAGCAGATCGTCGCCGCGCTGGCTGCAACGATGGACTGA
- a CDS encoding hybrid sensor histidine kinase/response regulator: MTMHPESPIAAEQLKLVYGIVTLSVCGGTLLAATLVVSLERLGRVDPLAGAAWLSYIVACSTAHACLAWRYHRSANRDTRRSRWAAGFVACSTAAGIGWGWSSIELAKGRGFEVESLAVTATLGVVAGAVPVFGTYLPAFLAFLLPATVPYVVAAALSDNRVQQATAPMMFLFVCVIAYLGLLANRSAAQNIRLRFRAEQLARDLRARNRTAKRLADDLLRQKQIAEEANLAKSRFLAAASHDLRQPSHALSLLVGALRGTKTDAERAQILVQIERSTDALDSLFGALLDVSRLDAGVVDVHRRPVHVDAVLEHACTDHMLDAAAKNLTLTRVPCRAIVDTDPVLLERIVRNLVSNAVRYTDAGRIVVGCRRRGARVAIQVWDTGRGIAADQLELVFQEYYQVGNPERDRANGLGLGLAIVRRLADLLECELKVRSAPGRGSCFEVWVSRCDHAAAQADASAEPADDVSHHSGLVVVVDDELAIRDGMARLLELWGYETIVSDSGDAAIERLSACARRPDLLVCDFRLRGAENGLTVIERLRSEYNDDIPALLISGDTAADRLAEAHASHCLLLHKPIPNGKLRAAIGNLIAAGVRARSGEPE; encoded by the coding sequence ATGACGATGCATCCGGAAAGCCCGATCGCCGCCGAACAACTGAAGCTCGTCTACGGCATCGTGACCCTGAGCGTGTGCGGCGGAACGCTGCTGGCCGCGACACTCGTCGTTTCGCTGGAGCGCCTCGGGCGCGTCGATCCGCTGGCCGGCGCCGCGTGGCTGTCGTACATCGTCGCGTGCTCGACGGCGCACGCGTGCCTCGCGTGGCGCTACCACCGCTCGGCCAACCGCGACACGCGCAGATCGCGCTGGGCGGCAGGATTCGTCGCCTGCAGCACGGCGGCCGGGATCGGCTGGGGGTGGTCGTCGATCGAACTGGCGAAGGGACGCGGGTTCGAGGTCGAGAGCCTCGCGGTCACCGCCACGCTCGGGGTAGTGGCCGGCGCCGTGCCGGTCTTCGGCACGTATCTTCCGGCGTTCCTCGCGTTCCTGTTGCCGGCCACCGTCCCATACGTCGTCGCCGCCGCGCTGTCCGACAATCGCGTGCAGCAGGCGACGGCGCCGATGATGTTCCTGTTCGTCTGCGTGATTGCCTATCTCGGCCTGCTCGCCAACCGAAGCGCGGCGCAGAACATTCGCCTGCGCTTTCGTGCGGAACAGCTCGCCCGCGATCTGCGCGCGCGCAACCGGACCGCGAAGCGGCTCGCGGACGACCTGCTGCGCCAGAAGCAGATCGCCGAAGAAGCCAATCTCGCCAAATCGCGCTTTCTCGCCGCCGCGAGCCACGATCTTCGTCAGCCGTCCCACGCGCTGAGCCTGCTGGTCGGCGCGTTGCGCGGCACGAAGACCGACGCGGAGCGGGCGCAGATACTCGTGCAGATCGAGCGTTCGACCGATGCGCTCGACTCGCTGTTCGGCGCGCTGCTCGACGTGTCGCGGCTCGATGCCGGCGTGGTGGACGTGCATCGCAGGCCGGTGCACGTCGACGCGGTGCTCGAACACGCATGCACCGATCACATGCTCGACGCGGCGGCGAAAAACCTGACGCTGACGCGCGTCCCGTGCCGCGCGATCGTCGATACCGATCCGGTGCTGCTCGAGCGCATCGTGCGCAACCTCGTGTCCAACGCGGTGCGCTACACGGATGCCGGCCGGATCGTGGTCGGCTGCCGACGACGCGGCGCACGCGTCGCGATCCAGGTATGGGACACCGGACGCGGGATCGCCGCCGACCAGCTCGAGCTGGTGTTCCAGGAGTATTACCAGGTCGGCAACCCGGAGCGCGACCGCGCAAACGGCCTCGGGCTAGGGCTCGCGATCGTGCGACGGCTGGCCGACCTGCTCGAATGCGAGCTGAAGGTGCGCTCGGCGCCCGGCCGCGGATCGTGCTTCGAAGTGTGGGTGAGCCGCTGCGATCACGCTGCTGCGCAAGCCGACGCATCGGCCGAACCCGCCGACGACGTGTCGCATCACTCGGGGCTCGTCGTCGTCGTGGACGACGAGCTCGCGATCCGCGACGGCATGGCCAGACTGCTCGAACTGTGGGGCTATGAAACGATCGTCTCGGACAGCGGCGACGCTGCGATCGAACGCTTGTCGGCATGCGCGCGCCGCCCCGACCTGCTCGTCTGCGACTTCCGCCTGCGCGGCGCCGAAAACGGGCTGACGGTGATCGAGCGGCTGCGCAGCGAATACAACGACGACATCCCCGCGCTGCTGATCAGCGGCGACACGGCCGCCGACCGCCTCGCCGAAGCCCATGCGAGCCATTGCCTGCTGCTGCACAAGCCGATCCCGAACGGCAAGCTGCGCGCGGCGATCGGCAACCTGATCGCGGCCGGCGTGCGCGCGCGGAGCGGCGAACCGGAGTGA
- a CDS encoding response regulator transcription factor produces MLRQNGEDVTVAQAGNADDAMRMLDQSADFDAIVLDLKLPGMNGLDAISAFAGKCPQLQIIVLSTSEDAADVRAAFARGALGYVPKSAGPHTVLSAIRMVLDGERYVPPLMLDDSSSAAPGSPRPAPATRSAGPLTQRQIEVLRYVAEGVPNKVIADRLNLSEKTVKAHVTAIFKALNVLNRTQAAAAARKAGLL; encoded by the coding sequence TTGCTGCGTCAAAACGGCGAAGACGTAACGGTCGCGCAAGCCGGCAACGCCGACGATGCGATGCGGATGCTCGATCAATCCGCCGATTTCGACGCGATCGTGCTCGACCTGAAGCTGCCGGGAATGAACGGCCTCGATGCGATCTCCGCGTTTGCCGGCAAGTGCCCGCAACTGCAGATCATCGTGCTGTCCACGTCCGAGGATGCGGCCGACGTGCGGGCCGCCTTCGCGCGCGGCGCGCTCGGCTACGTGCCGAAATCGGCGGGGCCGCATACGGTGCTGTCGGCGATCAGGATGGTGCTCGACGGCGAGCGCTACGTGCCGCCGCTGATGCTCGACGATTCGTCGTCGGCCGCACCGGGCAGCCCGCGTCCTGCGCCGGCGACGCGCAGCGCCGGGCCGCTCACGCAGCGCCAGATCGAGGTGCTGCGATACGTTGCAGAAGGCGTGCCCAACAAGGTGATCGCGGATCGCCTCAATCTGTCCGAGAAGACGGTCAAGGCGCACGTCACGGCGATCTTCAAGGCGCTCAATGTGCTGAACCGTACCCAGGCGGCAGCGGCCGCGCGCAAGGCCGGGCTGCTGTGA
- a CDS encoding right-handed parallel beta-helix repeat-containing protein, translated as MNRSLRIVSAALAALACSAGHAPVPVHAATLTYTAPSHAFHPSRASRVRPAASATLPPVIVKPAVDGSDQADALQTALNALQAGQTLILSPGRYTVSRSLSVAMSGVVVSGYGATLAATNPADQTIVMSGADSTLVGVTLIGAGTTRLATPASTKVEVTGTGVQVLGVTVQGGASAGIFVFGGRNVAIVGNTVRATLADGIHMTDGAANVLVQGNTVTGTGDDLIAVVSYLSDGRVSNNVLIDHNTVSGNYWGRGIAVVGGQAVTISNNTVDGVQKAAGILVAQEDSWRTYGVSNVVVDNNVVSNVQNANVDNGLLPTQQGALELDTWSGTVSYVVVTRNRVTGSGYTGFRALGNVCAFEAANNAFASIAQAPVSLLSRGCPAGRIVVAGNTLDGVALVAPVGASPSGTIQATGAATATMPQVRTNLMR; from the coding sequence ATGAACAGGTCACTTCGGATCGTCAGTGCCGCGCTCGCCGCGCTGGCATGCAGCGCCGGCCATGCGCCGGTTCCGGTCCACGCGGCGACGCTCACGTATACCGCGCCGTCGCACGCGTTCCACCCATCCCGCGCATCGCGCGTGCGACCGGCCGCATCGGCTACGCTGCCGCCCGTGATCGTCAAGCCGGCCGTCGACGGCAGCGACCAGGCCGACGCGCTGCAGACGGCGCTCAATGCATTGCAGGCCGGGCAAACGCTGATACTTTCGCCGGGACGCTATACGGTCAGCCGGTCGCTGTCGGTTGCGATGTCGGGTGTCGTCGTGTCGGGCTACGGCGCGACGCTCGCGGCGACGAATCCGGCCGACCAGACGATCGTGATGAGCGGCGCCGATTCGACGCTGGTCGGCGTCACGCTGATCGGCGCCGGCACGACGCGCCTCGCGACACCGGCGTCGACCAAGGTCGAAGTGACCGGCACCGGCGTTCAGGTGCTCGGCGTGACGGTGCAGGGCGGCGCGAGCGCGGGCATCTTCGTGTTCGGCGGCCGCAACGTCGCGATCGTCGGCAATACGGTGCGCGCGACGCTTGCCGACGGCATCCACATGACCGACGGCGCAGCCAACGTGCTGGTGCAGGGCAACACGGTGACGGGCACCGGCGACGACCTGATCGCCGTCGTCAGCTATCTGTCCGACGGCCGCGTGAGCAACAACGTGCTGATCGACCACAACACCGTATCGGGAAACTACTGGGGGCGCGGAATCGCCGTCGTCGGCGGCCAGGCGGTGACGATCTCGAACAATACGGTCGACGGCGTGCAGAAGGCGGCCGGCATTCTGGTCGCGCAGGAGGACAGCTGGCGCACCTACGGCGTCTCGAACGTCGTCGTCGACAACAACGTCGTGTCGAACGTCCAGAACGCGAACGTCGACAACGGACTGTTGCCGACGCAACAGGGCGCACTCGAGCTCGATACGTGGTCGGGCACGGTGTCGTACGTCGTCGTCACGCGCAATCGCGTGACCGGGTCCGGCTACACCGGGTTCCGCGCGCTGGGGAACGTGTGCGCGTTCGAGGCGGCAAACAACGCGTTCGCGTCGATCGCGCAAGCGCCGGTGTCGTTGCTGTCGCGCGGCTGCCCGGCCGGCCGGATCGTCGTGGCCGGCAACACGCTCGACGGCGTTGCGCTGGTCGCGCCGGTCGGCGCATCGCCGTCGGGAACGATTCAGGCGACCGGCGCGGCGACGGCGACGATGCCGCAGGTGCGTACCAATCTGATGCGGTAG
- a CDS encoding LysR family transcriptional regulator codes for MQGRKGANTLARSLDIDLLRSFVVIAEVRSLSRAAARVGRTQSALSQQMRRLEESVDQPLFQRTGRGVVLTHPGERLLLHAQRILRQHDEALADLCGTGLSGTIRFGCPDDYAQVWLPSLLRQFSSHHPHAIVEVVCGPTPRLLEQLDKRAVDLAMISVPDEAATDDFIRREQLVWIGYPGLDTAQFERLPLALSDPDTLDHIAACDALARAGRDYRVAYASSSLAGLIALVRSGQAIAVMTQTAVPADLAILAADRGLPPLPAVGITLRFDRKRPSHLTAVFAEHIRAVLPLL; via the coding sequence ATGCAAGGTAGAAAAGGAGCTAATACCTTGGCACGTTCGCTCGACATCGATCTGCTGCGCTCGTTCGTCGTGATCGCCGAAGTGCGCTCGCTCAGCCGCGCGGCGGCGCGGGTCGGCCGCACGCAGTCCGCGCTCAGCCAGCAGATGCGGCGGCTCGAGGAGAGCGTCGACCAGCCGCTGTTCCAGCGCACCGGACGCGGCGTGGTGCTCACGCATCCCGGCGAGCGGCTGCTGCTGCATGCGCAGCGCATCCTGCGGCAGCACGACGAGGCGCTGGCCGATCTGTGCGGTACGGGTCTGTCGGGGACGATCCGCTTCGGGTGCCCGGACGATTACGCGCAGGTGTGGCTGCCGTCGCTGCTGCGGCAGTTCTCGAGCCATCATCCGCACGCGATCGTCGAGGTCGTGTGCGGGCCGACGCCGCGGCTGCTCGAACAGCTCGACAAGCGCGCCGTCGATCTCGCGATGATCTCGGTGCCCGACGAGGCGGCAACCGACGATTTCATCCGCCGCGAGCAGCTGGTGTGGATCGGCTATCCGGGGCTCGATACCGCGCAGTTCGAGCGGCTGCCGCTCGCGCTTTCCGATCCCGACACGCTCGATCACATCGCGGCGTGCGACGCGCTGGCGCGCGCCGGGCGCGATTACCGCGTCGCCTATGCGAGCAGCAGCCTCGCGGGGCTGATTGCGCTGGTGCGCTCCGGGCAGGCGATCGCGGTGATGACGCAAACGGCGGTGCCCGCCGACCTCGCGATCCTCGCCGCCGATCGCGGGCTGCCGCCGCTGCCGGCGGTGGGCATCACGCTGCGCTTCGACCGGAAGCGGCCGTCGCATCTGACGGCGGTGTTCGCCGAGCACATACGCGCGGTGTTGCCGCTGTTGTGA